From Pandoraea norimbergensis, the proteins below share one genomic window:
- the glnA gene encoding type I glutamate--ammonia ligase, with the protein MSKSVADVLNLVKEEDVKFVDFRFTDTRGKEQHVSVPVSHFDADKFESGHAFDGSSIAGWKGIEASDMLLVPDANTAYIDPFYEESTLVLTCDVVEPADGKGYDRDPRSIAKRAEAYLKSTGLGDTAFFGPEPEFFIFDSVQWGTDMSGTFVRIGSEEAPWSSSKDFEGGNTGHRPGTKGGYFPVAPVDTFQDMRSEMCLLLEQLGVPVEVHHHEVAGQGQNEIGTRFSTLVQRADWTQILKYVVQNVAHSYGKTATFMPKPIVGDNGSGMHIHQSIWKDGQNLFAGNGYGGLSEFALYYIGGIIKHARALNAITNPSTNSYKRLVPHFEAPVKLAYSARNRSASIRIPYVANPKGRRIEARFPDPMANPYLAFSAMLMAGLDGVQNKIHPGEAADKNLYDLPPEEDAKIPTVCSSLEQALEYLNEDREFLTRGGVFTDGMLDSYIALKSDEARRIAMTTHPLEFEMYYSL; encoded by the coding sequence ATGAGCAAATCAGTGGCAGATGTGTTGAACCTGGTGAAGGAAGAAGATGTCAAGTTCGTCGACTTCCGCTTTACCGACACGCGCGGCAAAGAACAACACGTCTCGGTGCCGGTGTCGCACTTCGACGCCGACAAGTTCGAAAGCGGTCACGCTTTTGACGGTTCGTCGATCGCCGGCTGGAAGGGCATCGAAGCCTCGGACATGCTGCTGGTGCCGGACGCCAACACGGCCTACATCGACCCGTTCTATGAAGAAAGCACGCTGGTGCTGACTTGCGACGTGGTTGAGCCGGCTGACGGCAAGGGCTACGACCGCGACCCGCGCTCGATCGCCAAGCGCGCCGAAGCGTACCTGAAGAGCACGGGCCTGGGCGACACCGCCTTCTTCGGTCCGGAGCCGGAATTCTTCATTTTCGACTCGGTCCAGTGGGGCACCGACATGTCGGGCACGTTCGTGCGCATCGGCTCGGAAGAAGCACCGTGGTCGTCGTCGAAGGACTTCGAAGGCGGCAACACCGGCCACCGTCCGGGCACGAAGGGCGGCTACTTCCCGGTCGCACCGGTCGACACGTTCCAGGACATGCGCTCGGAAATGTGCCTGTTGCTCGAACAACTGGGCGTGCCGGTTGAAGTGCACCACCACGAAGTCGCCGGTCAAGGCCAGAACGAAATCGGTACCCGTTTCTCGACGCTGGTGCAACGTGCCGACTGGACGCAGATCCTGAAGTATGTGGTGCAGAACGTTGCCCACAGCTACGGCAAGACGGCCACGTTCATGCCGAAGCCGATCGTTGGCGACAACGGTTCGGGCATGCACATCCACCAGTCGATCTGGAAGGATGGTCAGAACCTGTTCGCCGGTAACGGCTACGGCGGTCTGTCGGAATTCGCGCTGTACTACATCGGCGGCATCATCAAGCACGCCCGTGCCCTGAACGCGATCACGAACCCGTCGACGAACTCGTACAAGCGTCTGGTCCCGCACTTCGAAGCCCCGGTGAAGCTGGCCTACTCGGCCCGTAACCGTTCGGCATCGATCCGCATTCCGTACGTTGCCAACCCGAAGGGCCGCCGCATCGAAGCGCGCTTCCCGGACCCGATGGCCAACCCGTACCTGGCCTTCTCGGCCATGTTGATGGCCGGTCTGGATGGCGTGCAGAACAAGATCCACCCGGGCGAAGCTGCCGACAAGAACCTGTACGACCTGCCGCCGGAAGAGGATGCAAAGATCCCGACCGTGTGCTCGAGCCTCGAACAGGCGCTGGAGTACCTGAACGAAGACCGCGAGTTCCTGACCCGTGGCGGCGTGTTCACGGACGGCATGCTGGATTCGTACATCGCACTCAAGAGCGACGAAGCCCGTCGTATCGCGATGACCACGCATCCGCTCGAGTTCGAGATGTACTACTCGCTGTAA
- a CDS encoding rhodanese-like domain-containing protein, which yields MTSAKAILEQAAQRRAAGQLAYSGAVTPEEALALLQADPAVRLIDVRTRAELDWVGRPQVPDGQYVNVEWVRYPGGVPNEQFLEQLASQAASKDTPLLFLCRSAARSKAAAKVAYEAGYAQSFDILEGFEGDKDSAGHRKHVSGWCFRRLPWLGA from the coding sequence ATGACAAGCGCGAAAGCCATTCTCGAACAAGCCGCCCAACGCCGCGCCGCCGGCCAACTTGCCTATTCGGGCGCCGTGACCCCGGAAGAAGCGCTGGCGCTGCTGCAAGCCGATCCGGCGGTGCGTCTGATCGACGTGCGCACGCGCGCGGAACTCGACTGGGTGGGCCGCCCGCAGGTGCCCGACGGCCAATACGTCAACGTGGAATGGGTGCGCTACCCCGGCGGCGTGCCGAACGAGCAGTTTCTTGAGCAACTGGCGTCGCAGGCCGCCAGCAAAGACACGCCGCTGCTGTTCCTATGCCGCAGCGCCGCGCGCTCGAAGGCTGCCGCAAAAGTGGCCTATGAAGCCGGTTATGCGCAATCGTTCGACATTCTCGAAGGCTTCGAAGGGGATAAGGACAGCGCAGGCCATCGCAAGCACGTGAGCGGCTGGTGCTTCCGCAGGCTGCCGTGGCTGGGCGCGTGA
- a CDS encoding LysE family translocator → MDWTHLLTFALALFVGAGTPGPGIAAIVARVLGRGMQGAVAFSAGVAIGDVVWLTLAVLGVAALAHTFSGVFLAIKYAGAAYLLYLAWKMWHAPAVAPAEPMTNAPREKSWRLFLGGLSVTLGNPKVVVFYFALLPNLLDLQRITALGYFEVVGVTLSVLTIVFGSYILLAARARRLLSSARAVRRLNRATGTVMAGAAVAIATR, encoded by the coding sequence ATGGACTGGACCCATTTGCTGACTTTCGCCCTCGCGCTGTTCGTGGGTGCGGGAACGCCCGGCCCCGGCATCGCCGCCATCGTGGCGCGCGTGCTCGGACGCGGCATGCAAGGCGCCGTAGCGTTCTCGGCAGGTGTCGCGATCGGCGACGTCGTGTGGCTCACGCTGGCGGTGCTTGGCGTGGCGGCGTTGGCCCATACGTTCTCGGGTGTGTTTCTGGCGATCAAGTACGCGGGTGCAGCCTACCTGCTCTATCTGGCGTGGAAGATGTGGCACGCTCCGGCCGTGGCCCCGGCAGAGCCGATGACGAACGCCCCACGCGAGAAGTCGTGGCGGCTGTTTCTCGGTGGCTTGTCGGTCACGCTGGGCAACCCGAAAGTCGTCGTGTTCTATTTCGCGCTGCTGCCCAACTTGCTCGACCTGCAACGCATCACCGCGCTCGGCTATTTCGAAGTCGTGGGCGTGACGCTTTCGGTGCTCACGATCGTGTTCGGCAGCTACATTCTGCTGGCCGCACGTGCGCGCCGCCTGCTCAGTTCGGCCCGCGCCGTGCGCCGGCTCAACCGGGCCACCGGCACGGTGATGGCTGGTGCAGCGGTCGCCATCGCGACGCGATAA
- a CDS encoding glycine zipper 2TM domain-containing protein translates to MKTAKSILVLATALIMGASIVGCTLGGAAAGGVIGHEATGGSTAGTIGGAVVGGVIGHELGK, encoded by the coding sequence ATGAAGACGGCGAAGTCGATTCTGGTTCTGGCCACCGCGCTCATCATGGGCGCGTCCATCGTCGGTTGCACACTCGGCGGCGCCGCAGCCGGCGGCGTCATCGGCCACGAAGCTACTGGCGGCAGCACCGCAGGCACCATCGGCGGCGCCGTAGTCGGCGGCGTGATCGGTCACGAGTTGGGTAAGTAA
- a CDS encoding HipA domain-containing protein yields MSESSLRIEALRRFLRHETRTAQEITTALSIGQPTLSRTIRDAPELFTSFRISGDRVPKYGLLRQLPGGLNPRQTVYRVSMDGAIEPASQMEFLEGGGTVELSGLRNTLYAGLPPHMAFAAPSGFLGRQVARNAALEMQFPESLRDWSDEQRIAYLFTRGLNLPGNLIYGDTSLQKEMAFRQLSPVASAEKVSEYDAMANQLKDASFGSSAGGEQPKFLCLTEDSGHVIVKFAKRGSRMADLLCLEHLALDALSVADVPAAHTNVLVSDTYIFLEVQRFDRVGRYGRIGMLSAGAIDDEYFGKRDTWSEFAARCEQAKYLSEGEVLKIHVMAAFSELIGNGDRHFENISVLLDGRGRFERVAPAYDILPMRYASLGGGVDPDLAPITPKIGTIGARPHVWGRAIRAAEVFWGSVTHDTSRLPIPRAFRELAVSNLSAARDFVAPLIPGAPSGI; encoded by the coding sequence ATGTCCGAATCATCACTCCGAATCGAAGCCCTTCGCCGCTTTCTACGCCATGAAACAAGGACTGCGCAGGAAATTACTACCGCACTGTCCATCGGCCAGCCAACGCTTTCCCGAACGATTCGAGATGCTCCTGAACTATTCACGAGCTTTCGTATTTCGGGAGATCGAGTGCCCAAATACGGGCTGTTGCGGCAGTTGCCCGGTGGGTTGAATCCGCGTCAAACGGTGTATCGCGTGTCGATGGACGGCGCGATTGAACCGGCTTCGCAAATGGAATTTCTTGAGGGCGGAGGTACCGTCGAGCTTTCCGGCCTGAGGAATACGCTTTACGCGGGCCTGCCGCCACACATGGCCTTTGCAGCGCCCTCGGGTTTCCTGGGGCGCCAAGTCGCCCGAAACGCTGCTCTGGAGATGCAATTTCCTGAGAGTCTCCGGGACTGGAGCGACGAGCAGCGCATCGCGTATCTCTTCACGCGGGGGCTGAACCTGCCCGGCAATTTGATCTACGGGGATACGTCGCTGCAAAAGGAGATGGCGTTTCGACAACTATCGCCGGTAGCGTCGGCGGAGAAGGTGAGTGAATACGATGCAATGGCGAATCAACTCAAGGATGCGTCCTTTGGGTCAAGCGCCGGCGGTGAGCAACCGAAGTTTCTTTGTCTGACGGAAGACTCAGGACACGTGATCGTGAAATTCGCGAAGCGGGGCAGCCGCATGGCTGACCTGCTCTGTCTGGAGCATCTTGCGCTGGACGCGCTAAGCGTAGCGGATGTGCCGGCGGCGCACACGAACGTTTTGGTTTCGGATACCTACATTTTTCTTGAGGTGCAGCGCTTTGATCGCGTGGGGCGTTATGGTCGAATCGGCATGTTGTCGGCAGGGGCCATCGACGATGAGTACTTTGGCAAGCGCGATACGTGGTCCGAGTTCGCCGCGCGATGCGAACAGGCGAAGTACCTATCGGAAGGCGAGGTGTTGAAGATTCACGTCATGGCCGCATTCAGCGAACTCATTGGGAACGGTGACCGGCATTTCGAGAATATTTCGGTACTACTGGATGGGCGCGGCCGGTTTGAGCGTGTGGCACCCGCCTATGACATCTTGCCCATGCGCTACGCCTCTTTGGGCGGCGGAGTGGACCCTGATCTTGCGCCGATCACGCCGAAAATCGGCACGATCGGCGCAAGACCCCACGTTTGGGGGCGGGCGATTCGGGCCGCAGAAGTTTTTTGGGGAAGTGTCACGCATGACACTTCCCGGTTGCCGATCCCGCGTGCTTTCAGGGAGCTTGCTGTTTCAAACCTGAGCGCAGCGCGGGATTTTGTGGCTCCGCTGATTCCAGGCGCGCCAAGCGGAATCTAA
- a CDS encoding MoaD/ThiS family protein: protein MATVTFAPAIQRHVPVDEQQVDGANVQSALATCMTRAPGLRGYLFNDQGRLRAHVAVFVDGHLIKDRSHLSDALNAQSRVYVAQALSGG, encoded by the coding sequence ATGGCAACCGTCACGTTTGCACCCGCAATTCAACGTCACGTCCCCGTCGATGAACAGCAAGTCGACGGTGCCAACGTGCAATCCGCGCTCGCCACGTGCATGACGCGGGCGCCCGGCTTGCGCGGTTATCTCTTCAACGATCAGGGCCGTTTGCGCGCGCATGTCGCGGTCTTTGTCGACGGTCATCTGATCAAGGACCGCAGTCACCTGAGCGATGCCCTCAACGCGCAGAGCCGCGTGTACGTTGCGCAAGCCCTGTCTGGCGGATGA
- a CDS encoding WD40/YVTN/BNR-like repeat-containing protein: protein MESDTRPALRVATRKGLFTWHREASGWQLVSSTPEFPGEPVSAVLHDARDGTDYAALNLGHFGVKLWRKAAGAREWTELSPPAFAQADGTGAGTDATSANDKASATTSAPPTPSDPQAPSVELLWTLEASGPDAPGVLWAGTIPGGLFRSPDRGEHWHLMQSLWDRPERAEWMGGGYDHPGLHSICIDPHDSRHVIVAISTGGVWRTRDDGQTWSLAATGMEADYMPPERRLDPNAQDVHRMVQCRTAPNALWAQHHNGIFRSLDFGTQWRRIHALPSSFGFAAAVDPHDPDTAWFVPAQRDACRIPVDARLVVTRTRDGGETFTTLAHGLPDTPSYDLIYRHGLDVDASGRTLAMGSTTGALWISEDAGERWHCMSTHLPPIYAVRFV, encoded by the coding sequence GTGGAAAGCGACACCAGACCCGCGCTGCGGGTCGCCACCCGCAAGGGTTTGTTCACCTGGCATCGTGAGGCGTCGGGCTGGCAGTTGGTCTCCAGCACCCCTGAGTTTCCGGGCGAACCCGTGAGCGCAGTACTGCACGATGCGCGTGACGGCACCGACTATGCAGCCCTCAATCTCGGGCACTTCGGCGTGAAGCTCTGGCGCAAAGCGGCCGGCGCTCGCGAATGGACCGAACTGTCCCCGCCCGCCTTCGCGCAAGCCGACGGGACAGGCGCAGGGACCGACGCAACCAGCGCCAACGACAAGGCGAGTGCGACGACGTCAGCGCCCCCGACACCCTCCGACCCGCAAGCCCCCAGCGTTGAACTCCTCTGGACACTGGAAGCCTCAGGTCCCGATGCGCCCGGCGTGCTGTGGGCCGGCACGATCCCGGGCGGACTGTTCCGCTCGCCCGATCGCGGTGAGCACTGGCATCTGATGCAAAGCCTGTGGGACCGGCCGGAGCGGGCCGAATGGATGGGCGGCGGCTACGATCACCCCGGGCTGCACTCCATCTGCATCGATCCTCACGACAGCCGCCACGTTATCGTGGCGATCTCGACGGGCGGCGTCTGGCGCACTCGCGACGACGGTCAAACCTGGTCGCTTGCCGCCACCGGCATGGAGGCGGATTACATGCCGCCGGAGCGTCGTCTCGATCCGAATGCGCAAGACGTGCATCGTATGGTGCAATGCCGCACCGCCCCTAACGCGTTATGGGCCCAGCACCACAACGGCATTTTCCGCAGCCTCGATTTCGGCACGCAATGGCGCCGCATTCATGCCCTGCCGTCGAGCTTCGGCTTTGCCGCGGCGGTCGATCCGCATGACCCCGATACCGCCTGGTTCGTGCCCGCGCAGCGCGACGCGTGCCGAATTCCCGTCGACGCCCGTCTCGTCGTCACCCGCACCCGCGACGGCGGCGAAACCTTCACCACCCTCGCCCACGGCTTGCCTGATACACCGTCCTACGACCTGATCTACCGGCACGGGCTCGATGTCGACGCCAGCGGGCGCACGCTCGCCATGGGTTCGACCACCGGCGCCCTGTGGATCAGCGAAGACGCGGGCGAGCGCTGGCACTGCATGAGCACCCATCTCCCCCCCATTTACGCCGTCAGGTTTGTATAG